A genomic region of Desulfosarcina ovata subsp. ovata contains the following coding sequences:
- the tadA gene encoding tRNA adenosine(34) deaminase TadA, whose amino-acid sequence MEASHEYYMQLAIEQAIAAENIGEVPVGAVIKDADGQVIARGYNRTISDCDPSAHAEMNALRSAARRLRNYRLLSTTLYVTIEPCAMCMGAIIHARVKQLVFGTPDPKWGAVESLYQLGRDCRHNHQVDVIGGICADRCRSIMQAFFRSRRHKS is encoded by the coding sequence ATGGAAGCATCACACGAATATTACATGCAGCTGGCCATTGAGCAGGCCATTGCTGCCGAAAACATCGGCGAGGTGCCGGTCGGTGCGGTCATCAAAGATGCCGACGGGCAAGTGATCGCCCGGGGTTACAACCGGACGATCAGCGACTGCGACCCCTCGGCCCACGCAGAGATGAATGCATTGCGAAGCGCTGCCCGGCGGCTGCGAAATTATCGTTTGTTAAGCACCACGCTCTATGTTACTATTGAACCTTGTGCCATGTGCATGGGGGCCATTATTCACGCCAGGGTGAAACAGCTTGTGTTCGGTACTCCCGATCCCAAATGGGGTGCCGTGGAAAGCCTTTATCAACTGGGCCGGGATTGCCGGCACAACCATCAGGTCGATGTGATCGGTGGCATTTGTGCGGATCGGTGCCGGTCCATCATGCAGGCGTTTTTTCGCAGCCGTCGCCACAAGAGTTGA